From a single Saccharomyces kudriavzevii IFO 1802 strain IFO1802 genome assembly, chromosome: 15 genomic region:
- the CLP1 gene encoding cleavage polyadenylation factor subunit CLP1 (similar to Saccharomyces cerevisiae CLP1 (YOR250C); ancestral locus Anc_8.690): MASLPGIDEHVTSEEVVTGDNEWHKLVIPKGSDWQIDLKTEGKLMIKMNSGIAEIFGTELALEEEYTFQNWKFPIYAVEETELVWRCPDLTANSILVKPNHTMKYIYNLHFMLEKIRMSNFEGPRVIIVGESQTGKTSLSRTLCSYALKFNAYQPLFINLDPQQPTFTIPGCISATPISDILDVQLPTWGQSLTSGATLLHNKQPIVEIFGLEKINENKELYLECISQLGQVVSQRIHMDPQVRRSGCVIDTPSTLQLDEDLSELHHMIKKFNANIMLVLSSETDPLWDKVKKGFGPELGNNNIFFIPNLDGVSKVDDVYKRSLQRSSIREYFYGSLDTALSPYAIGVDYEDVTIWKPSNVFENEVSKAELFPVTISPSNLQHAVIAITFAERRADQTTVIKSPILGFALITEVNEKRRKLRILLPVPGRLPSKAMILTSFRYLE, encoded by the coding sequence ATGGCAAGTCTACCCGGTATTGATGAACACGTTACGTCTGAAGAAGTGGTAACCGGTGATAATGAATGGCACAAGTTGGTCATTCCCAAGGGTAGCGACTGGCAAATTGATCTCAAAACAGAGGGAAAACTGATGATCAAGATGAACTCAGGTATAGCTGAAATATTTGGTACTGAATTGGCACTTGAGGAAGAATACACTTTTCAGAACTGGAAATTTCCCATATACGCTGTCGAGGAAACAGAATTAGTATGGAGGTGTCCTGATTTAACGGCAAATTCAATTCTAGTAAAGCCTAATCATACAATgaaatatatttataatCTACACTTCATGTTGGAAAAGATAAGGATGTCAAACTTTGAAGGCCCTCGAGTGATAATTGTTGGTGAGTCGCAAACTGGGAAAACCTCTTTATCGAGGACATTATGTTCGTATGCTCTGAAATTCAATGCTTATCAACCACTCTTCATCAACCTCGATCCTCAACAGCCAACTTTTACCATCCCGGGGTGTATATCTGCTACCCCAATATCAGACATACTTGACGTACAACTGCCTACTTGGGGTCAAAGTCTCACCAGCGGTGCCACACTACTACATAACAAGCAACCAATAGTGGAAATTTTTGGTCTGGAAAAGATCAATGAGAACAAAGAGCTATACTTGGAGTGTATAAGCCAATTGGGTCAGGTAGTGAGTCAGAGAATACATATGGATCCACAAGTCAGGAGGTCAGGATGCGTCATTGATACGCCGTCGACATTACAACTGGATGAAGATTTGAGTGAGCTACACCATAtgatcaagaaattcaatGCTAATATTATGTTAGTACTGTCTTCGGAAACCGATCCTCTATGGGATAAAGTAAAAAAGGGGTTTGGTCCAGAACTGGGGAACAataacattttcttcattccCAATTTGGATGGTGTTTCTAAAGTTGATGATGTTTATAAAAGATCCTTACAAAGATCATCCATAAGGGAGTACTTTTACGGCTCTCTGGATACAGCTTTAAGCCCTTACGCCATTGGTGTTGATTACGAAGATGTTACTATCTGGAAACCCAGCAATGTATTTGAGAATGAGGTTAGTAAGGCGGAGCTATTTCCCGTCACAATATCTCCAAGTAATTTACAACACGCAGTTATAGCCATAACTTTTGCAGAAAGAAGAGCAGATCAAACAACCGTTATAAAGTCACCCATCTTAGGTTTCGCTTTAATCACGGAAGTGAATGAAAAGAGGCGCAAACTAAGGATTTTGTTACCTGTGCCAGGGCGACTTCCTAGCAAAGCGATGATTTTGACTTCATTTAGATACTTAGAATaa
- the ESA1 gene encoding NuA4 histone acetyltransferase complex catalytic subunit ESA1 (similar to Saccharomyces cerevisiae ESA1 (YOR244W); ancestral locus Anc_8.673) yields the protein MSHDGEEEPGIAKMVNSVDDIIIKCQCWVEKNNEELLAEILSINTRKSPPKFYVHYVNFNKRLDEWVPTDRINLDKEVVYPKLKAVDDEDNKRQKKKKAMAASATPQESLQDGADGISRENTDVMDLDNLNVQGIRDENISHEDEIKKLRTSGSMTQNPHEVARVRNLNRIIMGKYEIEPWYFSPYPIELTDEDFIYIDDFTLQYFGSRKQYERYRRKCTLRHPPGNEIYRDDYVSFFEIDGRKQRTWCRNLCLLSKLFLDHKTLYYDVDPFLFYCMTRRDELGHHLVGYFSKEKESADGYNVACILTLPQYQRMGYGKLLIEFSYELSKKENKVGSPEKPLSDLGLLSYRAYWSDTLIALLVEHKKEITIDEISSMTSMTTTDILHTAKTLNILRYYKGQHIIFLNEDTLDRYNRLKAKKRRSIDATRLTWKPPVFTASQLRFAW from the coding sequence ATGTCCCATGACGGAGAGGAAGAGCCCGGTATCGCCAAAATGGTAAACTCAgttgatgatattataATTAAATGCCAATGTTGggttgaaaagaataatgaagaacTTCTGGCtgaaattttatcaataaatacaagaaaatcaCCACCAAAATTTTACGTCCACTATGTTAACTTCAATAAGCGGTTGGATGAATGGGTACCCACTGATAGAATAAACCTGGATAAAGAAGTAGTATATCCAAAACTGAAGGcagttgatgatgaagataacaagagacaaaagaaaaagaaagcaatGGCTGCTAGCGCTACACCACAGGAATCTTTGCAAGATGGGGCAGACGGTATTTCGAGAGAAAATACGGATGTTATGGATTTAGATAATCTCAATGTACAGGGAATAAGGGATGAAAATATATCACACGAGgatgaaatcaagaaaCTGAGAACCTCTGGTTCTATGACACAAAATCCACATGAGGTGGCACGAGTTAGAAATTTGAATCGAATTATAATGGGAAAGTACGAAATAGAACCATGGTATTTCTCTCCATATCCTATTGAATTAactgatgaagatttcaTTTACATTGATGATTTTACACTGCAATATTTTGGATCTAGGAAACAGTACGAGCGTTACAGGAGGAAATGTACGTTAAGACATCCACCAGGAAATGAAATTTACCGTGACGATTACgtgtcattttttgaaattgatggCAGAAAGCAAAGAACATGGTGTCGTAACTTATGTTTACTTTCTAAACTGTTCCTAGATCATAAGACATTGTACTATGATGTTGAcccatttttattttattgcATGACAAGACGAGATGAATTAGGTCATCATCTGGTGGGATATTTTTCCAAGGAGAAGGAATCCGCGGATGGCTACAATGTCGCATGTATCTTGACATTACCACAGTACCAAAGAATGGGATATGGTAAGTTATTAATTGAATTTTCCTATGAATTGtcgaaaaaggaaaacaaagttGGTTCACCGGAAAAACCCTTGTCTGATTTGGGTCTGCTATCCTACAGAGCCTACTGGTCGGACACTTTGATAGCACTATTGGTGGAGCACAAGAAGGAAATTACTATCGACGAAATAAGCTCAATGACCTCGATGACTACAACGGACATATTACATACAGCAAAGACGTTGAATATTCTACGATATTATAAGGGTCAgcatattattttcttgaatgaaGATACTCTAGATAGGTATAATCGACTGAAAGccaaaaagagaagaagcATAGACGCTACTAGGCTGACTTGGAAACCACCGGTGTTCACTGCTTCCCAATTACGCTTTGCCTGGTAA
- the APC5 gene encoding anaphase promoting complex subunit 5 (similar to Saccharomyces cerevisiae APC5 (YOR249C); ancestral locus Anc_8.689) translates to MSDYGPLGITNFITPYDLCILILVHVHCSQDNGIAVPTEVFLRLISPTRPSVEWNPMLKDNSNLRPASAVPSPILPILEHVIRILLDDKDGNSMALTLMGYLEAINGLDSINRLMMDLERNCLVSNYRSIKMRTTVTRRQIAKASFLGTFLSTCLRKYQFGDFEMRETIWINLQSFKTVFKQTALWLQIKDNIHIEKVKKCLLANDETSVEDQQMMEFFQHFDDCNGDNSKTMNEDIHGSLISIQHLQSIVNWQIVNWLDNTESNDRSGKEGDSTSYREPYQLVSDLLDTLSLNDATKFPLVFILKYLEAIGENSYQTALDSLHNYFDYKSTGNSQNYFHISLLCLATFHSSFNECDAAINSFEEATRIARENKDMETLNLIMIWIVNFIEVHPEYANRFYITVEQIIKYLKNSSDVEDANIFSNAYKFETLLLMVKESRTIDVSNSLLKFMAMTLQNVPSQNIDLFQSLVGYEIEFWKELGYVSISNVYEKFLVQTSSSSLRNHDCTVINLEIEAAFEALEKDDFSKVKQCLRKSESLKLDYDQKINLKYLRVKYLIRIGDYDQSMQMINQYIKECCEDVMDSNWKFKFEMESIEILLLNNVGIRGLPKIMQLVDKYKEIGNPLRCVILLIKLCDILIQVGRNAEAECLMNCNLPTLLEFPVVRKKTNELLKFFSIEEDKDVQMT, encoded by the coding sequence ATGAGCGACTATGGTCCATTAGGTATTACTAACTTTATTACCCCATATGATTTATGTATATTGATCCTAGTGCATGTTCATTGTTCGCAAGATAATGGTATCGCAGTACCGACAGAAGTATTTCTTCGACTGATATCACCCACGAGGCCTTCGGTAGAATGGAATCCCATGCTCAAGGATAATAGTAATTTGCGGCCCGCATCTGCTGTTCCATCTCCTATCCTTCCTATACTGGAGCACGTAATAAGAATACTCCTGGATGATAAGGATGGCAACAGCATGGCTTTGACGCTGATGGGCTATTTGGAGGCAATTAATGGTCTAGACTCGATTAACAGGTTGATGATGGATTTAGAGAGGAATTGTTTGGTCAGTAATTATAGGTCCATTAAAATGCGCACAACGGTAACAAGAAGACAAATTGCAAAGGCAAGTTTTTTGGGTACATTTTTATCAACTTGTTTACGTAAGTATCAATTTggtgattttgaaatgagGGAGACGATCTGGATAAATTTACAAAGTTTCAAGACGGTTTTTAAACAGACTGCGCTATGGCTACAAATTAAGGACAATATTCACATTGAAAAGGTAAAGAAATGTCTTCTGGCCAATGATGAAACTTCTGTGGAGGATCAACAGATGATGGAATTCTTCCAGCACTTTGATGATTGTAATGGTGacaattcaaaaacaatgaaCGAGGATATTCATGGGAGTTTGATTTCTATCCAACATTTACAATCAATAGTTAACTGGCAAATCGTGAATTGGTTGGACAATACGGAGAGTAATGATCGAAGTGGTAAAGAAGGTGATTCTACGTCATATAGAGAACCATATCAGCTCGTTTCCGATTTGTTAGATACACTTTCGTTGAACGATGCCACAAAATTTCCATTGGTTTTCATCTTAAAATATCTGGAAGCTATTGGGGAGAACAGTTATCAGACCGCTTTAGACTCGCTACACAATTATTTCGATTACAAATCTACGGGTAATTCACAGAACTACTTCCATATTTCTTTGCTGTGTCTTGCGACTTTTCACTCAAGCTTTAACGAGTGTGATGCAGCCATAAATTCCTTTGAAGAAGCCACGAGAATTGCAAGGGAGAATAAGGACATGGAAACGTTGAATTTGATCATGATTTGGATAGTAAATTTCATAGAGGTACATCCGGAATATGCCAATAGATTCTACATTACTGTGGAACAGATCATAAAATATCTAAAAAATAGTTCGGACGTAGAAGATGCCAATATTTTCAGTAATGCTTATAAGTTTGAGACATTGTTGCTCATGGTAAAGGAATCCAGAACCATTGATGTTTCTAATTCACTCCTAAAATTTATGGCTATGACATTGCAGAATGTGCCGTCTCAAAATATCGATCTGTTTCAAAGCCTTGTTGGCTATGAAATCgaattttggaaagaacTGGGATATGTATCCATATCCAATGTCTATGAGAAATTTCTGGTTCAAACATCCTCTTCCTCATTAAGAAACCATGACTGTACTGTTATTAATCTTGAAATAGAAGCAGCTTTCGAAGCACTTGAGAAGGAtgacttttcaaaagttaaACAATGCCTCCGGAAATCAGAATCACTCAAATTAGACTATGACCAGAAGATAAACTTGAAGTACTTGAGAGTAAAGTACTTGATTCGAATAGGTGATTATGATCAAAGTATGCAAATGATTAATCAATATATCAAAGAATGCTGTGAGGATGTAATGGATTCAAATTGGAAATTCAAGTTTGAAATGGAAAGTATAGAAATTTTACTTTTGAATAATGTAGGAATAAGGGGTTTACCGAAGATAATGCAACTGGTTGATAAATATAAAGAGATAGGAAACCCTTTACGGTGTGTTATATTGCTGATTAAATTGTGTGATATTTTGATCCAGGTAGGGAGAAATGCGGAGGCTGAATGCTTGATGAACTGCAACTTGCCCACCCTATTAGAGTTCCCGGttgtaagaaaaaaaacaaatgaaCTGTTAAAGTTCTTCAGTATAGAAGAAGACAAGGACGTTCAGATGACTTGA
- the SRL1 gene encoding Srl1p (similar to Saccharomyces cerevisiae SRL1 (YOR247W) and SVS1 (YPL163C); ancestral locus Anc_8.687), giving the protein MLQAATFFALLFLASSVSAIYSNKTASTTTTLAPSYSLESHETTVSYADDITTFFVTSTVYSTHWFAPTSATITSAVSSGSAAPKSSHEITSTSTITSTLLLTLPDTTTLSPSSTAASIAENGSNNKDAKVRSLDQASTSNGCVPITKFVTVTNEPVTQYVTVTPNTTTQYVTVTGAPSVTTGSTGNVQWFNTTSITNSTRW; this is encoded by the coding sequence ATGCTACAAGCCGCCACTTTTTTCgctcttctcttcttggcAAGTTCTGTTTCGGCTATTTACTCAAACAAAACTGCCTCCACCACCACTACTTTAGCGCCCAGCTACTCCTTGGAGTCCCACGAAACCACTGTGTCGTACGCTGACGACATCACCACTTTTTTCGTCACTTCCACGGTCTATTCCACGCACTGGTTCGCTCCGACTTCTGCCACCATCACCAGTGCAGTCTCCTCTGGATCGGCAGCGCCTAAGTCATCCCACGAAATCACTTCTACTTCGACCATCACGTCCACCTTGCTGCTAACCCTTCCTGACACAACCACCCTGTCACCGTCATCTACTGCAGCCAGTATCGCTGAAAACGGTTCGAACAACAAAGATGCGAAGGTCAGATCTTTAGATCAGGCTTCAACCTCTAACGGTTGCGTCCCCATCACCAAGTTTGTCACCGTTACAAATGAGCCCGTTACCCAGTACGTTACAGTCACTCCAAATACGACTACTCAATACGTTACTGTCACGGGCGCTCCCTCGGTCACCACAGGCTCGACAGGTAACGTACAATGGTTCAACACTACTTCAATTACTAATTCCACCCGTTGGTAA
- the DGA1 gene encoding diacylglycerol O-acyltransferase (similar to Saccharomyces cerevisiae DGA1 (YOR245C); ancestral locus Anc_8.675): protein MSDRTSIIRRRKNEEGSPTAGIAEQHENKPLASIDKKDQTSKPQLESCCPLATPFERRLQTLAVAWHTSSFVLFSIFALFAVSTPALWVFVIPYMIYFFYDRSPATGDVVNRYSLQFRSLPVWRWYCDYFPITLIKTVGLKPTFTLSKNKISNERVYKIRLWPTKYSINLKNNSTIDYRGQECTGPTYLFGYHPHGIGALGAFGAFATEGCNYSKTFPGIPISLMTLVTQFHIPLYRDYLLALGISSVSRKNALKTLSKNQSICIVVGGARESLLGSTNGPQLILNKRKGFIKLAIQTGNINLVPVFAFGEVNCYNVVSAKKDSILSKMQLWFKENFGFTIPIFYARGLFNYDFGLLPFRAPINVVVGRPIYVEKQIEDPPDDVVNYFHDLYTEELERLYYENREKYGVSDAELTIVG, encoded by the coding sequence ATGTCAGATAGAACCAGTATtataagaagaagaaagaatgaagaaggAAGCCCTACGGCCGGTATCGCCGAACAACATGAGAATAAGCCTCTGGCAAGCATCGATAAGAAAGATCAAACATCGAAGCCGCAACTAGAGTCATGTTGCCCGTTGGCAACTCCCTTTGAAAGAAGGCTGCAAACACTGGCTGTGGCATGGCACACCTCTTCATTTGTACtgttttcaatatttgCATTGTTTGCAGTATCGACGCCGGCACTATGGGTTTTTGTTATTCCGTATATGATCTACTTTTTCTATGATAGATCTCCTGCGACTGGTGATGTGGTAAATCGGTACTCCCTTCAATTTCGTTCGTTGCCTGTTTGGAGATGGTACTGTGATTATTTTCCTATAACTCTGATTAAAACCGTCGGCTTGAAACCAACCTTCACactttcaaagaataaaatCAGCAATGAAAGAGTATATAAGATCAGACTGTGGCCAACTAAATACTCTATCAACTTAAAGAACAACTCTACCATTGACTACCGTGGCCAGGAATGTACGGGGCCAACATACTTATTCGGTTATCATCCGCACGGTATCGGGGCCCTTGGTGCTTTTGGGGCGTTTGCAACTGAAGGTTGTAATTATTCTAAAACCTTTCCTGGTATTCCGATCTCCTTAATGACATTGGTCACTCAATTTCATATTCCGTTATACAGAGATTATTTATTGGCATTAGGTATTTCTTCGGTGTCAAGGAAGAACGCTTTGAAGACTTTGAGCAAAAACCAATCAATCTGTATTGTCGTTGGTGGGGCCAGGGAGTCTTTATTAGGTTCAACAAATGGCCCACAATTAATattgaacaaaagaaagggaTTCATCAAACTGGCCATTCAAACAGGGAACATCAATCTGGTACCCGTGTTTGCATTCGGAGAGGTAAACTGCTATAACGTTGTGAGCGCAAAAAAGGATTCGATCTTGAGTAAAATGCAATTAtggttcaaagaaaactttGGTTTTACCATTCCCATTTTCTACGCAAGAGGGTTATTCAACTATGATTTCGGTTTATTACCATTTAGAGCACCTATCAACGTCGTCGTAGGGAGGCCCATTTACGTTGAAAAGCAAATAGAGGATCCACCAGATGACGTCGTCAATTATTTTCATGACCTATATACAGAAGAGCTGGAGAGACTATATTATGAAAATAGAGAGAAATACGGGGTATCGGACGCAGAATTAACGATAGTTGGTTGA
- the TUM1 gene encoding thiosulfate sulfurtransferase (similar to Saccharomyces cerevisiae TUM1 (YOR251C); ancestral locus Anc_8.691) produces MLLFDLISPEAFVKLVASQKGRRVVPVDSTWYLPSWKLDNKHDFLTKPRIANSIFFDIDAISDQRSPYPHMFPAKQVFDDAMSNLGVQKDDILVVYDRVGNFSAPRCAWTLAVMGHPKVYLLNNFNTYMALNYPLDSTKITVFSPHPKSHYESLENLKDKEVVDYEEMFELVKSGELAKRFNAFDARSLGRFEGTEPEPRSDISSGHIPGTQPLPYNKLLDPETKTYSEDRETIRVTVEKALKDLQCTLDPNKPTICSCGTGVSGVIIKTALELAGIPNVRLYDGSWTEWVLKSGSEWIAKDKS; encoded by the coding sequence ATGCTGTTATTTGATCTTATTTCTCCAGAAGCGTTTGTTAAATTGGTTGCCAGCCAAAAGGGTCGTAGAGTTGTTCCAGTCGATTCAACATGGTATTTACCCAGTTGGAAGCTTGATAATAAACACGATTTCTTGACCAAACCACGCATTGCAAActctattttctttgatatcGATGCTATCAGCGACCAAAGGTCACCCTATCCACATATGTTCCCTGCAAAGCAGGTTTTTGATGATGCAATGAGTAACTTGGGGGTCCAGAAGGATGACATCCTAGTAGTTTACGATCGTGTAGGCAACTTTAGTGCTCCAAGATGCGCTTGGACATTGGCGGTTATGGGACACCCTAAGGTATATCTGCTGAATAATTTCAATACATATATGGCGCTCAATTACCCCTTAGATTCTACTAAAATCACTGTATTTTCACCCCATCCTAAGAGTCACTATGAATCTTTAGagaatttgaaagataAGGAAGTTGTGGATTATGAGGAAATGTTTGAGTTGGTAAAGAGTGGGGAACTGGCCAAGAGGTTCAACGCTTTTGATGCGAGATCTTTAGGGAGATTTGAAGGGACAGAGCCGGAACCACGTTCAGATATCTCATCTGGGCATATTCCAGGCACTCAGCCATTACCATATAACAAACTGCTTGATCCGGAGACTAAAACATATTCGGAAGATAGGGAAACCATCCGTGTCACGGTGGAAAAAGCCTTGAAAGACTTGCAGTGCACTTTGGACCCAAATAAACCTACGATTTGCTCTTGTGGGACCGGTGTTTCAGGGGTCATTATCAAGACGGCTTTGGAGCTGGCCGGAATACCAAACGTTAGGCTATACGATGGATCTTGGACTGAATGGGTCTTGAAGTCAGGCTCTGAGTGGATTGCTAAAGATAAGAGTTAA
- the ENV9 gene encoding Env9p (similar to Saccharomyces cerevisiae ENV9 (YOR246C); ancestral locus Anc_8.684): MLDPRILPYYDPSVDRKIAVVTGGNTGIGWYTVLHLYLHGFAVYICGRNSHKISKAIQEILVEAKRRCYEDDNGPGPGPSTQRLGSLHYIHLDLTDLRCVERASLKILKLEDHIDVLINNAGIMAVPLEMTKDGFEVQLQTNYISHFLFTMRLLPLLRHCHGRVISLSSVGHHLEFMYWKLSKTWDHKPNMLFTWFRYAMSKTALIQGTKMLAIKYPDILCLSVHPGLVMNTNLFSYWTRLPIVGIFFWLLFQVVGFFFGVSNEQGSLASLKCALDPNLSVETDNGKYFTTGGKESKSSYVSNNVDEAASTWIWTVHQLRDRGFEI; encoded by the coding sequence ATGCTGGACCCACGAATATTGCCATACTACGACCCGTCGGTGGACAGAAAGATTGCCGTGGTAACAGGTGGAAACACCGGTATTGGCTGGTATACTGTCTTGCATCTCTATTTACACGGGTTTGCCGTTTACATCTGCGGGAGAAACTCCCATAAGATTTCGAAGGCAATTCAAGAGATACTCGTGGAGGCGAAGAGGAGGTGTTATGAAGATGACAACGGTCCAGGACCAGGCCCAAGTACTCAGCGTCTGGGGTCTTTGCATTACATCCATTTGGATTTAACGGATTTGAGGTGCGTGGAGAGAGCGTCACTTAAAATCCTGAAGCTAGAAGACCACATCGACGTGCTGATAAATAATGCAGGGATCATGGCGGTGCCCTTGGAAATGACGAAGGACGGATTTGAAGTGCAATTGCAGACTAATTACATTTCGCACTTCCTCTTTACGATGAGGTTACTGCCTTTACTGCGCCACTGCCATGGCAGAGTCATTTCTCTGTCTTCCGTAGGTCATCATCTGGAGTTCATGTACTGGAAATTGAGCAAGACTTGGGATCATAAACCTAACATGCTTTTCACATGGTTCAGATACGCAATGAGCAAGACAGCGCTGATTCAGGGCACGAAAATGTTAGCCATCAAGTATCCAGACATCCTTTGCTTGTCTGTTCATCCTGGTTTGGTGATGAACACAAATTTGTTCAGTTACTGGACGAGACTTCCCATCGTaggcattttcttttggctCTTATTCCAGGTTGTGGGGTTCTTTTTCGGCGTATCCAACGAACAAGGCTCGCTTGCTTCCTTGAAATGTGCATTGGACCCAAATTTGTCTGTTGAAACAGACAACGGGAAATATTTCACTACGGGGGGCAAAGAATCCAAGTCGAGCTACGTTTCTAACAATGTCGACGAGGCAGCGTCAACCTGGATCTGGACTGTCCATCAACTAAGAGACCGCGGATTTGAAATATAA
- the NAT5 gene encoding peptide alpha-N-acetyltransferase subunit NAT5 (similar to Saccharomyces cerevisiae NAT5 (YOR253W); ancestral locus Anc_8.697) has protein sequence MGRDICSLDNVYANNLGMLIKLAHVTVPHLYHDAFFTALFAEDTSMTKSKNPSSKKDVRFTQLAYYSEIPVGGLVVKLVPKKQNELSLKGIQIEFLGVLPSYRHKSIGTKLLKFAEDKCSEAHQHNVFVYIPAADNSAKQWFIAHGFEQHGESIGKFIKDINGGEQDAILLKKHIS, from the coding sequence ATGGGTCGTGATATATGCTCCTTGGACAATGTCTACGCCAACAATCTGGGCATGCTAATTAAATTGGCTCATGTAACAGTACCTCATTTGTATCACGATGCATTTTTCACTGCCTTATTCGCAGAAGATACCTCAATGACAAAAAGTAAAAACCCATCCTCAAAAAAAGACGTACGTTTCACACAGTTGGCCTATTATAGCGAAATTCCAGTAGGTGGTTTGGTTGTCAAGTTAGTCCCTAAGAAACAGAACGAGCTATCCTTAAAGGGCATTCAAATCGAGTTTTTAGGCGTGTTGCCTAGTTATAGACATAAATCAATTGGCACTAAGTTATTAAAGTTCGCAGAAGACAAGTGCTCAGAAGCTCATCAGCATAATGTTTTCGTCTACATACCAGCAGCGGATAATTCTGCTAAGCAATGGTTTATAGCTCATGGCTTTGAACAGCATGGCGAAAGTATTGGAAAGTTCATAAAGGATATAAACGGTGGCGAACAAGATGCCATCTTACTGAAAAAGCATATTTCTTAA
- the TMA16 gene encoding Tma16p (similar to Saccharomyces cerevisiae TMA16 (YOR252W); ancestral locus Anc_8.695) gives MPVTKSLSKLQRNFSKKGKNTTVHPKGRKYEKLVRATMREDKIAVKKRLHQDKKIHELSRVKFMQDVVNSKTFKEQPIFDHAHTREFIQSFIERDDAELNELKTKRRSNRPPSNRQVSLQHRRDQELREFSAGFLCPDLSDAKNMEFLRNWNGTFGLLNILRLIRIDDKGEQVLGGNE, from the coding sequence ATGCCAGTTACAAAATCCTTATCCAAGTTGCAAAGGAACTTTTCtaagaagggaaaaaacACCACAGTCCATCCAAAGGGTAGGAAATATGAAAAGCTGGTCAGGGCCACCATGCGTGAAGATAAGATCGCCGTCAAAAAGAGGCTTCATCAGGATAAGAAAATCCACGAACTATCCCGAGTAAAGTTTATGCAAGACGTTGTCAATTCCAAGACATTTAAGGAGCAGCCAATATTTGACCACGCTCACACAAGAGAATTCATCCAGAGTTTTATCGAAAGGGATGATGCAGAATTAAACGAGCtgaaaacgaaaagaagatcaaATAGACCACCAAGCAATAGACAAGTCTCACTTCAACATAGGAGGGACCAAGAATTAAGAGAGTTCAGTGCGGGGTTTCTTTGTCCAGATTTGAGTGATGCAAAAAACATGGAATTTTTGAGAAACTGGAATGGTACTTTTGGTCTTTTGAACATCTTAAGATTGATTAGAATTGACGATAAGGGTGAACAAGTGTTGGGGGGCAATGAATAA